In Citrus sinensis cultivar Valencia sweet orange chromosome 2, DVS_A1.0, whole genome shotgun sequence, a single genomic region encodes these proteins:
- the LOC112497189 gene encoding transcription factor MYB86-like yields MGHNCCSKQKVKRGLWSPEEDEKLIKHVTTHGHGSWSSVPKLAGLQRCGKSCRLRWINYLRPDLKRGSFTEQEERIIIDIHRILGNRWAQIAKHLPGRTDNEVKNFWNSCIKKKLIARGIDPNTHNLISPTSCAQIYTNSTYSNACNKLPHQVQLSNSPVFLADSHMKEIIKSPHLTSPFNNVSSLDLINTTQYSISPSILHEISSLLPASEYQNPNQFWTLPEQNPHASSMESANPCGFGLIDENNGLLGGSCFEITETDAGKETMLQPLMIDAQQEKVCEVGNGKITNELNDNGQNMNALFERADFDFDDHLVESTALSCGMYCNFSPIMNQFAWD; encoded by the exons ATGGGACATAACTGCTGCAGCAAACAGAAAGTGAAGAGAGGGCTTTGGTCTCCAGAAGAAGACGAGAAGCTTATCAAACATGTCACCACCCATGGCCATGGCTCTTGGAGTTCTGTTCCTAAACTTGCAg GTTTGCAGAGATGTGGGAAAAGTTGCAGGCTGAGATggataaattatttgagaCCAGATCTGAAAAGGGGTTCATTTACAGAACAAGAAGAAAGGATCATCATTGATATTCATAGAATTTTAGGCAACAGATGGGCTCAGATAGCTAAGCATTTGCCTGGTAGAACAGACAATGAGGTGAAGAATTTTTGGAACTCTTGCATAAAAAAGAAGCTCATAGCGCGGGGGATAGATCCCAACACTCACAATCTCATCTCTCCAACAAGCTGCGCCCAAATTTATACAAACAGCACTTACAGCAATGCATGCAATAAGCTTCCTCATCAAGTCCAGCTTTCAAACTCACCGGTTTTCTTAGCAGATTCACATATGAAAGAGATCATTAAATCTCCTCATCTCACATCACCttttaataatgtttcttCTCTTGATCTCATTAATACTACACAGTACTCTATATCACCATCAATACTGCATGAAATCTCATCATTGTTACCAGCCTCTGAATACCAAAACCCTAATCAGTTTTGGACTTTACCAGAGCAGAACCCACATGCTTCTTCAATGGAGTCTGCAAATCCATGCGGATTTGGGCTCATAGATGAGAATAATGGCCTGTTGGGTGGCAGCTGCTTTGAAATCACTGAAACAGATGCAGGAAAGGAGACGATGCTGCAGCCATTGATGATTGATGCTCAACAGGAGAAGGTTTGCGAAGTGGGAAATGGGAAAATAACAAATGAGTTAAATGATAATGGGCAAAACATGAATGCATTATTTGAGAGAGCCgactttgattttgatgatcatTTGGTGGAGTCTACAGCATTGTCGTGTGGAATGTATTGTAATTTCAGTCCCATAATGAACCAATTTGCATGGGATTAA
- the LOC102613228 gene encoding uncharacterized protein LOC102613228 isoform X3 produces MPQELPGFYYDAEKNRYFPIKGPIPGTSRSSSTAAQKPISKQPTRATNSSLTGATTSKLLQARELRGNVFSLSKGKCNFKEEFQKRLISQPVVWRYEATNQTGDITLEQIELNVQTPEGQFRTDVLLTGSVNGFFSLFEVGNVGQHAHDTVKFIPSCVWPRIKDNKTESSKAPEHIWRLNKASILMPSSVSCIKLFGKHPSCATDGGSVRHALITSLGSETTGGSIYALNLDNPLDIGPNFSIIRRSTMHLVASFKCTVWTADFCTNPSQAVIGTNLGAAMVDMETGMTSWVCRSKSDILAQQVIHSGNVVLCGFRNGAIVTVDVRERQRGCSSRAGRRQRIPYSRLQRNDRVTNEQWFELKANIWPSHTTFMPSSISCLQSLQLYDQYFLASSMDGTDLWDRRLKGKSTKSLT; encoded by the exons ATGCCTCAAG AACTTCCTGGGTTTTATTATGATGCGGAGAAGAACAGGTATTTTCCCATCAAAGGCCCAATTCCGGGCACTTCCCGTTCTTCTTCAACCGCTGCTCAAAAACCAATTTCAAAGCAGCCCACCCGG gCAACCAATTCATCTCTGACTGGAGCAACAACTTCCAAATTGCTTCAGGCTAGAGAGTTGAGAGGTAATGTTTTCTCTCTTAGTAAAGGGAAGTGTAACTTTAAGGAGGAGTTCCAAAAGAGACTAATATCTCAACCAGTG GTTTGGAGGTATGAGGCGACAAATCAAACAGGTGACATCACTTTGGAGCAAATAGAACTGAATGTACAGACGCCTGAGGGTCAGTTCAGAACCGATGTTCTATTAACTGGAAGTGTAAATGGCTTCTTCAG TTTGTTTGAAGTTGGAAATGTAGGACAACATGCTCATGATACAGTTAAATTCATTCCCAGCTGTGTGTGGCCTCGCATCAAAGATAATAAAACAGAAAGTTCTAAAGCACCTGAGCACATATGGAGACTGAATAAAGCTTCAATACTTATGCCATCAAGTGTATCTTGTATCAAATTGTTTGGAAAGCACCCTTCTTGTGCAACTGATGGTGGTTCTGTCCGGCATGCATT GATCACTTCCCTGGGGTCGGAGACAACTGGGGGATCTATTTATGCTCTTAATCTTGACAATCCATTAGATATAGGTCCTAATTTTTCAATCATAAGACGTAGCACCATGCATTTGGTTGCTTCATTCAAGTGTACAGTTTGGACTGCAGATTTCTGTACTAATCCAAGTCAAGCAGTGATTG GAACCAATCTCGGTGCTGCTATGGTCGACATGGAAACAGGAATGACATCATGGGTCTGTCGTAGTAAAAGTGATATTCTGGCACAACAAGTTATTCATTCG GGAAATGTTGTTTTATGTGGATTCAGGAATGGAGCAATTGTGACAGTTGATGTTCGTGAGAGACAGCGAGGGTGTTCTTCTAGAGCTGGTAGACGACAGCGGATACCTTACTCCCGTTTGCAAAGAAATGATCGAGTTACTAATGAACAATGGTTTGAg CTGAAGGCAAACATTTGGCCTTCCCACACCACTTTTATGCCTTCATCGATATCTTG TCTGCAATCTCTTCAACTCTACGACCAGTACTTCTTGGCAAGCTCAATGGATGGAACG